A stretch of DNA from Oryza brachyantha chromosome 4, ObraRS2, whole genome shotgun sequence:
CAGGTTGgcacgagcggcggcgcgcgtcgGGCGCCGACGGAGGCGAAGCTGAAGGTGGCGATCAACGGGTTCGGCCGCATCGGGCGCAACTTCCTGCGGTGCTGGCACGGGCGCGGCGACAGCTCGCCGCTCGAGGTCATCGCCATCAACGACACTGGAGGCGTGAAGCAGGCGTCGCACCTCCTCAAGTACGACTCCACGCTCGGCATCTTCGACGCCGACGTCAAGCCCGTGGGCGACAACGCCATCTCCGTCGACGGCAAGGTGATCAAGGTCGTGTCCGACCGCAACCCGTCCAACCTGCCGTGGGGCGAGCTCGGCATCGACCTCGTCATCGAGGGCACCGGGGTCTTCGTCgaccgcgacggcgcgggcaAGCACATCCAGGCCGGCGCCAAGAAGGTGCTCATCACCGCTCCCGGCAAGGGCGACATCCCCACCTACGTCGTCGGCGTCAATGCCGACCAGTACAGCCCCGACGAGCCCATCATCAGCAACGCCTCCTGCACAACCAACTGCCTCGCCCCCTTCGTCAAGGTCCTCGACCAGAAGTTCGGTACGTGGCGCATCCATGGTCGATCCCGGCCATTTCTTCCCTCTCGATGCTTTTTAACCAACGGCGTTGTGGCAATGGCGCAGGCATCATCAAGGGGACGATGACCACCACCCACTCGTACACCGGCGACCAGAGGCTGCTCGACGCGAGCCACCGTGACCTCCGCCGTGCCCGTGCCGCGGCGCTCAACATCGTGCCGACGTCCACCGGCGCGGCCAAGGCCGTGGCGCTGGTGCTGCCGAACCTCAAGGGCAAGCTCAACGGGATCGCGCTCCGGGTGCCGACCCCGAACGTGTCCGTGGTCGACCTCGTGGTGCAGGTGTCCAAGAAGACCCTCGCCGAGGAGGTGAACGCGGCGTTCCGCGACAGCGCCGCCAACGAGCTCCAGGGCATCCTCGAGGTCTGCGACGTGCCGCTCGTGTCCGTCGACTTCAGGTGCTCCGACGTGTCGTCCACCATCGACGCGTCGCTCACCATGGTCATGGGCGACGACATGGTGAAGGTCATCGCCTGGTACGACAACGAGTGGGGATACTCGCAGAGGgtcgtcgacctcgccgacatCGTCGCCAACCAGTGGAAGTGAACGCCGGCGCTGCTGCCCCTGTAACTCCAGCCCCCTCGCCCCAAAATTTTCCCcagccttcttcttcttctcgatCCTTTGTAATGAGAATTCGAAGTTTCGAGCGCCCAGCAcagtttcttgtttttctttccttttcttcccttCCTCTGATTTTTCACTGCCCGGCATGAATTATTATCGACTTCCGGCAAATGGAAATCGCAACGCTGTGTAATGTTCATGTGTAATACAGTATATACTACCGGTTGCCAGGTTCTGATATAGATTTTCAGCATGTTGTTTGGAACCTTTCTGTTAGTTCTTCTGTGATGCATGAATCTTGCTTAAATTCTGTAATACAGTATATACTACCGGTTGCCAGGTTCTGATATACTGAAGTCATATGTTGTCGATATGTAAATAAGAatgaatgcatttttttaaaaaaatattttgaatgtttTAAACTGAAGGCcaacaatattaaaaaaaagttagacaTATTGCATATTAAAATGTATtcaaaatcatgaaaaatgACTTATAAAAATCACTAGTTTAATTAactgaatttatttttgcactatttttgaatttcataaaattaaacaaggaAACTTCCTTTCATTCCTCGTTAGAAGGCAATAATTGACTTTGATTGTCATTTAGtgataataaataattctTACCCTCTATGTAGGAGTGGTAATGGTCCAAAGACCCttgggttctttcacaactctatttaattcttaaaaaaatttagtttaaaactctacacaattttatttttaacccgtTTTGAACCcgacccttaaattttataggcaaaatgGTTAGGCCTATTACCACCCCGACCTCTATGAGGTAAGATAATTATTAGTCATTGGATTAATATTGGATGGAGGGTCCATTGTAACTTGGGTGTACTGTAAAAAGATCCTAACTTATAACATGACAAAATGTAAATAAGATCTTTTTTAAAGGTAAAACTCACAAGGAATTTAAATGCGTAATAAATTAGGAGCGAGATTGCCTTcagatacaaaatttaacgGTGACCAAAGACTTTAGAGAGTATAAGATCTTACCATGAAAATAGAAGATTATACGTCAAATGTGAGATGGCTGAATCCAATTGCCCCAATCCAAAATGGATGATAACATAGTTAACGTGGGCTGTGTTCTTTCTGGACCTCATAGTTCACATGTTCGTCATCCTGGACCCTTGGTGCCTGTTGCAATGAGTAAGGGATCAATAATATATGGTATTGTGTAGGACAAATGTTCCAGTCCATACAATGCAGGGAGAACGACATTTTCCCTTCCGGCAAATCcaattgattttttgaaagaagaaATCTAATTGATCTCGGGAGGAACTTTTCAAACCAGTCGACTCAAACAACGTAATGAAGAACTCCAGAATTCATAGCCAACTTTATGGATACACAAAACTCTTCTTTACTGATTTAGTACTTGCTATTACTAACACGGGCCAATTGAGTAAACTCGTGAAGCTAACATGATATACTGAGTGAGGGCGTCTGCTGATGACAATACATTAACACACCGAATATTGCCCATCCAAAATAATGTTCAGATGCTAGGTCAAGGAAAAAATTCCTGCAATGCTCGCGTAATGGTATTATGACAAATTATCCACCCTGTTTTAAGCGCTGCCATTGAAAAGGTTCCAGTCATGGACATTGAAGTTCATCACAGCCAGCTTGAAGATCTCAGACATTGGCAAGCATCCTGCTTGTTCAGCAGGTACTGCTGGACCAGCTGCAACAGCCGTGGAGCTTTCACTCAAGGGGCTGAATAAAAACAGCAACACAAAcaacaaaatcatattatcAATTTGCAGAATAAAAGCAACAAACACTGGATTTTAATGCTGTGAACATTGATACAAAAGGACAGAAAGCCATAATCAAGTTTCAATTAAGCTCCAATAATTTAACATTACAACATAATGCTGTTTATCATTATTTAACTGCAAATGTAGTTTTAACCTTTTTAACTTCCCATACCAGTGCACTAGCATTCAGTACGGaaagaaaattcaaagatCAAGGTGCACACAGTAGGGTTGTTTCATTTCATAAGCACATTTGTGTTACTTAACAGTAAGCATGTGTCACCGAACAAAATTATTGACACTCACTATAAACATGTCAAAATGCAAACAAACTTTTAAACGGGAAGACTGCCACGCACAATTGATTCCTATTAACACACAGTTAGATATGAGCCAAGCTACGGCCAATAGATGACATTAAATGGTAGCTTCTGTGATGGGAAATCCAAATGATCTTTTCACCCTGATAAAGTACAAACTAATAGAAATGGCCTGACTAATAAAAAGCATATGTGACAGTGATCTACTGGGCTTACTTTATCAACAGTGGCTCATATGCAGTAATAACTACATCAGTTGCTGCATTCTTGAGGCGTATATTGGCCAAGTAAAGCTGCAAGAGGTAATCCAGAACTCAGTTTGAAGGGCCAAGATTTCacaatttttcatgttttactATACTAATGAAGGAATGGGTGCACTCACTCGAACAATGTTCTGTGCTTCTCTGCCTTGCCTTCCTTTCGAGACAGCCTACATAAATGCAGAAAATTAAGCGTAAGATTTTAAGTGAACTTTCCTATTCAATTCACAGTAATTTATACAGCATTGTTGATTTATACAGCATATCCAAAGTTCCAAACCATCATGTGCATCATGAACTCAAGTGATTATCAGAGTTAATAAAATCACGATACACAGTTTGATTAATAAAATCATGATAAACAATTCACAGTAATTTTACACAAACCATAATGTTTCATTGATCTATTTCTGTTAAGAGAAATTCTTGATAATTAACTTTCTAaggatagttttttttccactcATCTGCATCACATCTTCTTTCAAAAGAGAAGGTTGTAGAATCTAACATGTACTACCTAACACTATGGTCTAACAGGGGCCTCAATTAGATGAGAGCAATCAAGCCCACCTATAATTCAAAGCAAAATAGACATCCACTAATCCCTAATATTAATCCATACATTGTTGTTAATTTTTCTTATGCATGCCAATTGCTACTGaaatctgtttttcttttccctctttAATGTCCACCTGTGCCGGTATGTATGATCACATGCACCTATACAACTCTACAAATCTTGTGCCATTGTATGTTTATGTTGAAGTAAGAGCAGATAAAAATCTAATCGGTTGGAGATATACTCATTGCAAAGATGGTAATCTGGAGATGGCAAAGCACATGGTAAATAATCTTACCAGCTGACCAACCGCGGTTTCAGCAACTGCAGGAGTATCTCCAAAACGTAGACCGGCTAGCTCAAGCGTTCCAGAATGCTCGACCACCTAGCCAATAATCATGAATATCACGGTTCAGAGGCACAAGCCATCACACTGCTAACACTGCAAGTGGGACGGAAACACTTCTGAACATTGGTAACGCAGGAAATAGGGAACTCTTCTGATTCCATCGACTCCTAACGCACTCTAATGTATGGCGAAGTAGCATACTGAAGCCCTATTAGTTATCCTTACCAAGTTATCCCCCGCGTCCTGCTCGTTGGCGATGTCCCGCAGGAACCAGAGCGCGCTGCCGGCGTCCTCCACCTCGCCCTTGAGGTCGAGCAGCTCGAAGATGAGGCTCTCGTCGCGGGCCGGATCAACGAACACCTCCTGCGCAGCAATCAAGCAAGCAGCCAAGCACACGCATCAGccaccgccgcagcagcaAACCAAAAGCAAACGCAGAGATCGATGATCAGAGGCGAGAGGCGCACGGACCTGATGGTCGGGGACTTCCCGGATGTTGCTCACATCCTGACCAAACCAAAACGGGCATAAGCGTACAGTATTCACACGGGGAGGATTGGGAGGGGCGAGAAGCCGctggccgcctcgccgcggggCAAGGAGGAAGGGGGGTGAAGAGGAATACGTACCTGGAACCGGACGGGGAAGGCGGTGGAGAGGGCGCCGCCGAAAAGCGGCCGCCCGACGCAGCTCTCGCCGGACATCCTCCGCTCCGGAGACTGGAGTGGAGCCGAGCCACCCCCACCCCGCGCcgaaatgaaacaaaaaccGCAAAAACGAAACAAAGCTTCTCGGCGGGTTTTGCGATTCGGGGCGGCGCTTTATGGGAGGGCGGCGAAAGTCGCCGCGCGTCGATCTCACGCGCTGCCggcggccgctgccgctgcgtgGATGCTACGCCGAGCGGTTCGGTACTGCCGGTTGCTCCGCTTCCCTTCCGGcaggggcggcggcagcagctggGGAGGAGCGGGCCGGGCTGGGCAAAGCCGCCTGAAGCAAGAGCCCATGTCACGCCGCACAGTTCCAGGTGTTCGAGGAACTCAACATGCGAAAATCGCGAAAGATTATTAGtggtaaatttcacaaatccACCGATACTATGATTTAAGTTGTATGAAACCATAATAGTTTTGGCACGTGGCACATCATCCCGGTAATCATGGGGGAAAGTTTCACGAAACTACACCGTTAACCAGTTAACTAAATTGATTGgttattatagaaaaacataaactTAGATAACTACAACTTTTGTACGATGGATTAAA
This window harbors:
- the LOC102711250 gene encoding glyceraldehyde-3-phosphate dehydrogenase A, chloroplastic, translating into MASPMLSAATVPLQGGLSEFSGLRSSASLPLRRNANSDDFMSAVSFRTHAVGTSGGARRAPTEAKLKVAINGFGRIGRNFLRCWHGRGDSSPLEVIAINDTGGVKQASHLLKYDSTLGIFDADVKPVGDNAISVDGKVIKVVSDRNPSNLPWGELGIDLVIEGTGVFVDRDGAGKHIQAGAKKVLITAPGKGDIPTYVVGVNADQYSPDEPIISNASCTTNCLAPFVKVLDQKFGIIKGTMTTTHSYTGDQRLLDASHRDLRRARAAALNIVPTSTGAAKAVALVLPNLKGKLNGIALRVPTPNVSVVDLVVQVSKKTLAEEVNAAFRDSAANELQGILEVCDVPLVSVDFRCSDVSSTIDASLTMVMGDDMVKVIAWYDNEWGYSQRVVDLADIVANQWK
- the LOC102710970 gene encoding ran guanine nucleotide release factor; translation: MSGESCVGRPLFGGALSTAFPVRFQDVSNIREVPDHQEVFVDPARDESLIFELLDLKGEVEDAGSALWFLRDIANEQDAGDNLVVEHSGTLELAGLRFGDTPAVAETAVGQLAVSKGRQGREAQNIVRLYLANIRLKNAATDVVITAYEPLLINPLSESSTAVAAGPAVPAEQAGCLPMSEIFKLAVMNFNVHDWNLFNGSA